The Polypterus senegalus isolate Bchr_013 chromosome 1, ASM1683550v1, whole genome shotgun sequence genomic sequence GAGCAATGCAAATGTGCATCTATAAGCATAAAACATTTTTGACTCATGTTGACATTTGTCAGATACGATTAATAATCCAACATATCTGATGAAAGCTGTGGTACAAAAGGGcccataaaccaaaataaatattagCACTATCGTGATGAGAAGGtgctttattttcttcttgttttcatcTGGAACTGATTGTGAACTTCTTAAGATCTTTTCAATGCGAATGTAAATAAAGATGAGGAGAGCAAGAGGCAATGGGAACCAGAAAACAGACATACTCAGACACAAAATGGAGAACGTATTTGTTGCTGGATAACTTTCAAAGCAGAGGTGATCTTTTGAGTTTCCTCTTATGAAATACCAGACAAGAAGACTGATTCCTGTGAACAGACCCCACAATGCCAAGCATAGAATACAGGCATTAGACAGCTTCCGGAAATTCTTATACCATAAAGGATGTGCAAAGGCTATATAACGTTCCACAGCAATCAGGCTTAGAAATCCAACGTTGCCAAAGAGACTTATGTGCAGCAGCACACCAAAAATGTCACAAGTCACTTCATGAAAACGCCACACATGTCCATTTTTGTAATAGTCAATCCACAGAGGCAGTGTGACTATCTGAAGGATATCTGTTAAAAGAAGGTTGATCATATATACCGGAAGAGAATCCCCTGCTTTAAGCAGTTTGTATAGGCCATAAAGTGCCAGACAGTTTGTGGGCAAAGCCACGCAGAAGATGGCACCATAGAGACCAGGGAGAAGATCTGTTTGTGAGCTGGAGTCGATGTGACAGTTGTTCATGATTTTTGATCAGAACTGAAGATTGGCGgtctttctcatttattttgagtCTTTGTCCTTGATAagaataacagaaataaacataatCCACTTAAGGAGTTCTAAGGTAGTTAATGAGAGTTTAAGTATTCAGGAAAAAGGAATTGCAGTGAAATCTATTGGTGCTTTACTTTACCTTTGCCATGTTATGTTGATGTTGATCAAGTAAATACCATAATTTAATGTAATGAAAGTGTTCTTTAAATCTCATCTCTTTTATAGTATAAGTTTCTTGAAGGGACATTGAGTTACAGAAGAGAAACTAAGATATTAAATGAGGCAGTTGTATAAAAAATTGAACTTTCTGCTCATGTAGAGGTGAGAATGTATTGAAAAGTTATTCTTTGAAGGCAATACCActcaataaaacaaatgtttaccACGTTTGGGTTGCCAAATTCAAAATGCTGTGTACAGTTTTATTAAGTGTTCTTTGCATTCCTGGCAGCAGGCTGGTGCAGTAGGTAGAGCTACTGTCTGACAGATTGCGTGTCCACAGTTCAGATCTCAGCCAGGTTCACTGTCTCTATAGTGTTTGTACATTCGCCATCTGTCCGCTTAGATCTTCTCCAGGTAttactgttttcttttcacatctgAAAGACATGGAAGCACAACATCACCAGCTGTTTTACATGACAAACATGGATccattttataataaacatttacagtatgtataaaattGTCTAAAAAATTGTCTAACATGTAgactgatcttcatctaagttatAATAACTAACAAACAAAATCTGTTTTAACCAATAACACACCCTGGGCTCAATCGATGACAAAAGATTTCAGCTTTAGAGATACTCTGAcctattaaaaacattaaaacattacgAGTTTGCTATTCACAAGAAGCATCTGCTGATGTGAAGCAcgcctggtaaaaaaaaataaatctcagaTCTATGGTCAACAATTGTTCATTTGAATAAAGCTGGAATTTCTTAGAGTTTAGAcattcatcagtccacagttaGTCACATTTTATACAAATGGGGATATTATAGTACTGTGGCTGCTCTCCCTAGAAGTGGGGGACAGACAAGAAGACTcactaggcacaaggcagaatGTTCAATGAGAATAAAGCAGAGTAACAAGAGTAACAGCTAAAGGCTTAAAGGAATTATTGGAACTGATTACATCTTTATTCAAGTGTCTACCACACACCAAATACTGAACAGGCATGAACTTCAAGAAGGAAGCTGAGCTATTGCTCTCCAAAAAGACACCTCTGCATGCCAGACATTTGCCAAAGACCATCCGGACACTCCACAATGTTATTgggaaaatattttgtggactgatgaaactaaggaTGAATTGTTCAGGAAGAATATGCAGCAGTATGTATAGCATAAAAAGACCATGACATgccaacatgaaaacatcaacttaatgGTGAAGTACagtggagggaacatcatgatttggggcTGCCTTGCTGAATCTGGGCATGGATAGCTTGCCAGAATTGAGGATAAATGAACGTCTAAGTTTATCAGGGAATCCTATCAGGGAAATATCAGTGTGGCCGTCTGCCAGCTGAAGCTCAGTAGAGTCTGGTGGAAGAAGCAGGACTGTGACCCTAAACATCAAACCTACTACAGAATGGCTTCCAAAATGGCTTTTTGGAGTGGGTCAGTCAGAGCTCAGACCTTACCTGTAGATACGTACTGTAGAATGACCTCAAGAAAGCTGTTCACACCAGACAACAGTTCTGTAACGTGGAATGGTCCAAACTTCATTCTGAACATACCTGAAGAGCTTGTTTCAGATTACTGCTGCCAAACTGGTTCAACCAGTTACTAAATCCAAGGGTTCACTTTATTTTTCCACAGCACACTGTGAATGTTTGATGGGTGTGTTCAATAAAGACATGAGAGATTATAATCATTGTGTGTTAGCAGCTTAAATATATTGTGTTTGTCAAAATTTGTGACACAGATGAAGATCCAATGTTGTTTTATGACTAATTAATGCAGAAAACAGGTAATTTCAATGGGTttacatactttttcttgccaagGTAAATGCAagatcttttaaaa encodes the following:
- the LOC120524141 gene encoding G-protein coupled receptor 4-like — its product is MNNCHIDSSSQTDLLPGLYGAIFCVALPTNCLALYGLYKLLKAGDSLPVYMINLLLTDILQIVTLPLWIDYYKNGHVWRFHEVTCDIFGVLLHISLFGNVGFLSLIAVERYIAFAHPLWYKNFRKLSNACILCLALWGLFTGISLLVWYFIRGNSKDHLCFESYPATNTFSILCLSMSVFWFPLPLALLIFIYIRIEKILRSSQSVPDENKKKIKHLLITIVLIFILVYGPFCTTAFIRYVGLLIVSDKCQHESKMFYAYRCTFALLSVTSLLDPVFYILISKDIHKELQELCPFIFRRLRPVDSSSE